A stretch of Passer domesticus isolate bPasDom1 chromosome 23, bPasDom1.hap1, whole genome shotgun sequence DNA encodes these proteins:
- the BSX gene encoding brain-specific homeobox protein homolog → MNLNFTSPVLPVSTGRPTSFFIEDILLHKPKPLREVPPEHFPGSLASRVPLLDYGYPLMPTPTLLAPHPHPALHKPEHHHHHPYFLTTSGMPVPALFQHHAHAELPGKHCRRRKARTVFSDSQLSGLEKRFEIQRYLSTPERVELATALSLSETQVKTWFQNRRMKHKKQLRKTQDDPKQEESREQSSPEPELPEAAAAEPRKGPPGPFLLQDPEVDEVDILEEGGRVPPPPLGQPGLSCLSLRTRPRRSPLKGSGRGARLGKRGHSSGKGVWMRGEPPPLPGKEVAMPPGPAVPPVPPSITPRLYLGWGERNEPSWF, encoded by the exons ATGAACCTCAACTTCACGTCGCCCGTGCTGCCCGTGTCCACGGGCCGGCCCACCTCCTTCTTCATCGAGGACATCCTGCTGCACAAGCCCAAACCCCTGCGGGAGGTGCCCCCCGAGCACTTCCCCGGCTCGCTGGCCTCCCGCGTGCCCCTCTTGGACTATGGGTACCCCCTGATGCCCACCCCGACCCTGCTGGCGCCTCACCCGCACCCCGCCCTGCACAAGCCGGAgcatcaccaccaccacccctATTTCCTCACCACCTCGG gaATGCCGGTGCCAGCGCTCTTCCAGCACCACGCTCACGCCGAGCTGCCCGGGAAGCACTGCCGCCGCCGCAAAGCCCGCACCGTGTTCTCCGACTCGCAGCTCTCGGGGCTGGAGAAGAGGTTTGAGATCCAGCGGTACCTTTCCACACCCGAGCGGGTGGAGCTGGCCACGGCCCTCAGCCTCTCCGAGACGCAG GTGAAAACCTGGTTCCAGAACCGCCGCATGAAGCACAAAAAGCAGCTGCGGAAGACTCAGGACGACCCGAAGCAGGAGGAGAGCCGGGAGCAGAGCTCCCCCGAGCCCGAGCTGCCCGAAGCGGCCGCGGCCGAGCCCCGCAAGGGCCCCCCCggccccttcctgctgcaggacCCCGAGGTGGACGAGGTGGACATCCTGGAGGAGGGGGGACGTGTGCCCCCACCGCCTCTAGGACAGCCGGggctctcctgcctctccttgcGCACCCGGCCCCGCAGGTCGCCCCTGAAAGGCTCGGGAAGGGGGGCACGGCTCGGGAAAAGGGGACACAGCTCGGGAAAAGGGGTGTGGATGCGAGGggagccccctcccctccccggcAAGGAGGTGGCGATGCCCCCGGGACCCGCGGTGCCGCCGGTGCCCCCCAGCATCACCCCAAGGCTTTATCTGGGGTGGGGGGAGCGGAACGAGCCGAGTTGGTTTTAG